Proteins encoded within one genomic window of Humulus lupulus chromosome 1, drHumLupu1.1, whole genome shotgun sequence:
- the LOC133781583 gene encoding B3 domain-containing protein At2g32645-like, whose translation MDVCHQFLIADFVDDGPSSNSNCRVKAKENLKRKRSTEGVAAGPYPQPPITPALSRIISNARGIITPDPDADQESPVFIHQKMLFEADVSKQQGRLSMPISQIIFDDFLNDDEKNKVERNEGMQVYIIQPNLVITSLVLKKWQYAKKNKASSPVSYVFIKNWLDVVKRNGLEKCHIVQLWFFRDINANPCFALVNLSNGST comes from the coding sequence ATGGATGTATGTCATCAGTTTCTTATTGCTGATTTTGTTGACGATGGGCCATCATCAAATTCTAATTGCAGAGTTAAAGCAAAAGAAAACCTGAAAAGAAAGAGATCCACCGAAGGTGTCGCTGCAGGACCATATCCACAGCCACCTATAACTCCTGCATTGAGTAGGATTATTAGTAATGCACGTGGTATTATTACTCCTGATCCTGATGCTGACCAAGAATCACCAGTCTTCATTCACCAAAAAATGCTTTTTGAAGCCGATGTTAGCAAACAACAGGGTCGACTTTCCATGCCAATAAGTCAAATAATCTTCGATGATTTTCTAAACGATGATGAGAAAAATAAAGTTGAACGAAATGAAGGAATGCAAGTTTACATTATTCAACCTAATTTGGTTATAACAAGCCTCGTACTTAAAAAGTGGCAATACgcaaagaaaaataaagcatctTCTCCTGTTTCTTATGTATTTATCAAGAATTGGCTCGAtgttgtcaaaaggaatggaCTAGAAAAATGTCATATTGTTCAACTTTGGTTTTTTAGAGATATCAATGCGAATCCCTGTTTTGCATTGGTCAACCTAAGCAACGGCTCCACttag
- the LOC133781593 gene encoding putative B3 domain-containing protein At5g35780 — MDVCHQFLIADFVDDGSSSKPSSNSNCRVKAKENLKRKRSTEGVAAGPYPPPPITPALSRIISNARGIITPDPDADQESPVFIHQKMLFEADVSKQQGRLSMPISQIISDDFLNDDEKNKFERNEGMQVYIIQPNLDITSLVLKKWQYAKKNKASSPVSYVFIKNWLDVVKRNGLEKGHIVQLWFFRDINENACFTLVNLSNGST, encoded by the coding sequence ATGGATGTATGTCATCAGTTTCTTATTGCTGATTTTGTAGACGATGGGTCATCATCAAAGCCATCATCAAATTCTAATTGCAGAGTTAAAGCAAAAGAAAACCTGAAAAGAAAGAGATCCACCGAAGGTGTCGCTGCAGGACCATATCCACCGCCACCTATAACTCCGGCATTGAGTAGGATTATTAGTAATGCACGTGGTATTATTACTCCTGATCCTGATGCTGACCAAGAATCACCAGTCTTCATTCACCAAAAAATGCTTTTTGAAGCCGATGTTAGCAAACAACAAGGTCGACTTTCCATGCCAATAAGTCAAATAATCTCTGATGATTTTCTAAACGATGATGAGAAAAATAAATTTGAACGAAATGAAGGAATGCAAGTTTACATTATTCAACCTAATTTGGATATAACAAGCCTCGTACTTAAAAAGTGGCAATACgcaaagaaaaataaagcatctTCTCCTGTTTCTTATGTATTTATCAAGAATTGGCTCGAtgttgtcaaaaggaatggaCTAGAAAAAGGTCATATTGTTCAGCTTTGGTTTTTTAGAGATATCAATGAGAATGCCTGTTTTACATTGGTCAACCTAAGCAACGGCTCCACttag